A single genomic interval of Streptomyces sp. 1222.5 harbors:
- a CDS encoding response regulator transcription factor yields MSGPVRLLLADDEHLIRGALAALLSLEDDLLVVAEAASGPEALAMARAHEPDVAVLDLQMPGADGVKVATSLRAELPDCQVLIVTGHGRPGHLKRALAAGVRGFVPKTVSAQRLAEIIRTVHAGNRYVDPELAADAISAGDSPLTAREAEVLELAADGAPVAEIAERAALSPGTVRNYLSSAVTKLGAENRHTAVRLARERGWV; encoded by the coding sequence ATGAGCGGTCCGGTGCGGCTGTTGCTCGCCGACGACGAGCATCTGATCCGGGGCGCGCTGGCCGCCCTGCTCTCCCTGGAGGACGATCTGCTGGTCGTCGCGGAGGCGGCGAGCGGACCCGAGGCGCTGGCGATGGCCCGGGCGCACGAGCCCGACGTGGCCGTGCTCGATCTGCAGATGCCCGGCGCCGACGGTGTGAAGGTCGCCACATCCCTGCGTGCCGAACTGCCGGACTGCCAGGTGCTGATCGTCACCGGTCACGGGCGGCCCGGACACCTGAAACGGGCACTGGCGGCCGGTGTGCGCGGATTCGTCCCGAAGACGGTCAGCGCCCAGCGGCTCGCCGAGATCATCCGGACCGTGCACGCGGGAAACCGCTACGTGGACCCGGAGTTGGCCGCCGACGCGATCTCCGCCGGGGACTCCCCCCTGACCGCGCGGGAGGCCGAGGTGCTGGAGCTGGCCGCCGACGGGGCGCCGGTCGCGGAGATCGCCGAGCGGGCCGCGCTGTCGCCGGGGACCGTGCGGAACTACCTCTCCTCCGCCGTCACGAAGCTCGGCGCGGAGAACCGTCATACGGCAGTGCGTCTCGCACGGGAGCGAGGTTGGGTATAG
- a CDS encoding N,N-dimethylformamidase beta subunit family domain-containing protein produces the protein MASEHIRRWESGALAHAVTDPFGQGPVPWLRGSETYFDDTGHVVPWYVDPSPQQATGAGGGGRVPAPRSAVPGPRSADDVHRQIKGFTSTGAVTPGQAIDFHITVDPPQEFSVDIYRIGHYGGDGAAKITTSPRLSGIVQSPPLAADRTVSCHHWWLSWRLQVPPHWSIGAYVAVLTTADGYRSHVPFTVRDDHPADLLLLLPDITWQAYNLYPEDGRTGASLYHAWDERGRLLGEADAATTISFDRPYAGAGLPLHVGHAYDFIRWAERYGYDLAYADARDLHAGRVDPARYRGLVFPGHDEYWSVPMRRAVEDARDRGTSLVFLSANTMYWQVELGPSPSGVPDRLLTCRKRKGPGKPVLWREIDRPEQQVVGIQYAGRVPEPHPLIVRNADHWLWEATGAHEGDGIEGLVAGEADRYFPRTPLPEHEERVLLAHSPYTDGDGAQRHQETSLYRAPSGAWVFASGTFAWSPALDRPGHVDPRIQRATANLLDRICKRD, from the coding sequence ATGGCCTCGGAGCACATCCGCCGCTGGGAGTCCGGAGCGCTCGCGCACGCCGTCACGGACCCCTTCGGGCAGGGCCCGGTGCCCTGGCTGCGCGGCAGTGAGACCTATTTCGACGACACGGGTCACGTCGTGCCCTGGTACGTCGATCCGAGCCCGCAGCAGGCCACCGGCGCCGGTGGCGGGGGCCGTGTGCCCGCGCCGCGTTCGGCCGTTCCCGGCCCCCGCTCCGCGGACGACGTGCACCGCCAGATCAAGGGCTTCACCTCCACCGGCGCGGTCACGCCCGGCCAGGCGATCGACTTCCACATCACGGTCGACCCGCCGCAGGAGTTCAGCGTCGACATCTACCGGATCGGCCACTACGGCGGCGACGGCGCGGCCAAGATCACCACGAGCCCCCGGCTGTCCGGCATCGTCCAGTCCCCGCCGCTGGCCGCCGACCGCACGGTCTCCTGCCACCACTGGTGGCTGTCCTGGCGCCTCCAGGTGCCCCCGCACTGGAGCATCGGCGCCTACGTGGCGGTCCTGACCACCGCCGACGGCTACCGCTCCCACGTGCCGTTCACGGTCCGCGACGACCATCCCGCCGACCTTCTCCTGCTGCTGCCGGACATCACGTGGCAGGCGTACAACCTCTACCCGGAGGACGGCCGTACCGGCGCCAGCCTGTACCACGCCTGGGACGAGCGGGGCCGGCTGCTCGGCGAGGCCGACGCGGCGACCACGATCTCCTTCGACCGCCCGTACGCGGGCGCCGGCCTCCCCCTGCACGTCGGACACGCCTACGACTTCATCCGCTGGGCCGAGCGCTACGGCTACGACCTCGCCTACGCGGACGCCCGCGACCTGCACGCCGGCCGCGTCGACCCCGCCCGCTACCGGGGCCTGGTCTTCCCCGGGCACGACGAGTACTGGTCGGTGCCGATGCGCCGTGCCGTCGAGGACGCCCGCGACCGGGGCACCTCACTGGTCTTCCTCTCCGCCAACACCATGTACTGGCAGGTCGAGTTGGGGCCGTCGCCGTCGGGTGTCCCGGACCGGCTGCTGACCTGCCGCAAGCGCAAGGGCCCCGGGAAGCCGGTGCTGTGGCGCGAGATCGACCGCCCCGAGCAGCAGGTGGTCGGCATCCAGTACGCGGGCCGGGTGCCCGAGCCGCACCCGCTGATCGTCCGCAACGCCGACCACTGGCTGTGGGAGGCGACCGGCGCCCACGAGGGCGACGGCATCGAAGGCCTGGTCGCCGGTGAAGCCGACCGTTACTTCCCGCGCACCCCGCTGCCCGAGCACGAGGAGCGCGTCCTGCTCGCCCACTCCCCCTACACCGACGGCGACGGCGCCCAGCGCCACCAGGAGACCTCGCTCTACCGCGCCCCCTCCGGCGCCTGGGTGTTCGCCTCCGGCACCTTCGCCTGGTCACCCGCCCTGGACCGGCCCGGCCACGTCGACCCCCGTATCCAGCGCGCCACGGCGAACCTGCTGGACCGTATCTGCAAGCGCGACTGA
- a CDS encoding ABC transporter permease, producing MHGVRTAAAGGLEGGAGAADRRALAAFKPSARRLRALGRAELTLLGRNRGAVFTALAVPLALPFTVRPALDQLDLEKEGLSIGTVLLTAAIGFAFLFAVYTSLVGAYVARREELVLKRLRTGEPSDTEILIGTALPATALGLAQALVLSVGCAVLLRTGAPKAPYLLLPGVLAGLVVSAALAALTASFTRTAESAQVTALPLVFVSMLGSGITVPTEFMPDRLASLCELLPLSPAIRLVRGGWTGQLTAYEALGALATALAWTIVAVFAVRRWFRWEPRR from the coding sequence GTGCACGGGGTCCGCACGGCAGCGGCAGGCGGGCTCGAGGGCGGAGCCGGTGCGGCGGACCGCCGGGCTCTCGCGGCGTTCAAGCCGTCGGCGCGGCGGCTGCGGGCGCTGGGGCGGGCCGAACTCACGCTCCTCGGCCGCAACCGGGGCGCCGTCTTCACCGCGCTGGCCGTGCCGCTCGCCCTGCCGTTCACCGTGCGGCCGGCACTCGACCAGCTGGACCTGGAGAAGGAGGGCCTGAGCATCGGCACGGTCCTGCTGACCGCCGCCATCGGATTCGCCTTCCTCTTCGCCGTCTACACCTCCCTGGTCGGCGCCTACGTCGCCCGCCGCGAGGAGCTCGTCCTGAAGCGGCTGCGCACCGGCGAACCGTCCGACACCGAGATCCTCATCGGCACCGCCCTGCCCGCGACCGCCCTCGGCCTCGCCCAGGCCCTCGTCCTGAGCGTCGGCTGCGCCGTGCTGCTGCGCACCGGGGCGCCGAAGGCGCCGTACCTGCTCCTGCCCGGGGTGCTGGCCGGACTCGTGGTCAGCGCCGCGCTCGCCGCGCTCACCGCGTCCTTCACCCGGACCGCCGAGAGCGCCCAGGTGACCGCGCTGCCGCTGGTGTTCGTGTCCATGCTGGGCTCCGGGATCACCGTCCCCACGGAGTTCATGCCCGACCGGCTCGCCTCCCTCTGCGAACTCCTGCCCCTGTCCCCGGCGATCCGCCTGGTCCGCGGCGGCTGGACGGGCCAGTTGACCGCGTACGAGGCGCTGGGCGCCCTCGCGACCGCCCTGGCCTGGACGATCGTGGCGGTGTTTGCTGTACGGCGGTGGTTCCGCTGGGAGCCGAGGCGCTGA
- the purS gene encoding phosphoribosylformylglycinamidine synthase subunit PurS: MARVVVDVMLKPEILDPQGQAVQRALPRLGFEGISDVRQGKRFELEVDGPVDEAVLARIHDLAESFLANTVIEDFIVKVEDTVEVAEAAK, translated from the coding sequence GTGGCACGCGTCGTAGTCGACGTCATGCTCAAGCCGGAGATCCTCGACCCCCAGGGCCAGGCGGTCCAGCGTGCGCTGCCGCGCCTGGGTTTCGAGGGGATCTCGGACGTACGTCAGGGAAAGCGTTTCGAACTGGAAGTTGACGGGCCGGTCGACGAGGCCGTGCTCGCCCGCATCCACGATCTTGCGGAATCCTTCCTCGCCAACACCGTGATCGAGGACTTCATCGTCAAGGTGGAAGACACGGTGGAAGTCGCGGAGGCCGCGAAGTGA
- a CDS encoding sensor histidine kinase → MRRWQQRHWRERSKAERVELYTVVTWYVTTWFFSLCWLLLPLLGGLGHRPVAAVLGPLLVVVAVLQCAVCNRLTRPVLDHYLGRAELPARAHRTPGVLLGLALTLIVTLSALHAADPMTVRLAIGACLLPFGLLYGLTVPVRVFLRRSAVLAVVLMGLIGLTDRSAAGILATGLMTAFHTLFSLLACRCGAWTLSVLWEAERAREAEARLAVAEERLRFGRDLHDVLGRNLSVISLKSELAVQLARRGRPEAVEQMIEVQRIAQESQREVRDVVRGYREADLGVELAGAQGVLSAAGIDCEVRAESAELPAEVQSALGWVVREATTNVLRHGDAGRCTVGLRVREGHVVLTVENDGVAARASVPGDGGSGLAGLRERLAAVAGTLEAGVVDTDRFRVVAEVPLRADGSVETRVSVTS, encoded by the coding sequence ATGCGGCGGTGGCAGCAGCGGCACTGGCGGGAACGGAGCAAGGCCGAGCGGGTCGAGCTGTACACGGTCGTCACCTGGTACGTCACCACCTGGTTCTTCTCGCTCTGCTGGCTGCTCCTGCCGCTGCTCGGCGGGCTCGGCCACCGGCCCGTGGCGGCCGTCCTCGGCCCGCTGCTCGTCGTCGTGGCGGTCCTTCAGTGCGCGGTCTGCAACCGGCTCACCCGGCCCGTGCTCGACCACTACCTCGGGCGCGCCGAGCTGCCGGCCCGTGCCCACCGCACCCCGGGCGTCCTGCTGGGCCTCGCCCTGACGCTGATCGTCACCCTCTCCGCGCTGCACGCGGCCGACCCGATGACCGTCCGGTTGGCGATCGGCGCCTGTCTGCTGCCGTTCGGGCTGCTCTACGGACTCACGGTTCCCGTCCGGGTGTTCCTGCGCCGGTCGGCGGTGCTCGCGGTGGTGCTCATGGGCCTCATCGGGCTCACCGACCGCAGCGCCGCCGGCATCCTCGCGACCGGGCTGATGACCGCCTTCCACACCCTCTTCTCGCTGCTCGCCTGCCGCTGCGGCGCCTGGACGCTGTCCGTGCTCTGGGAGGCGGAACGGGCCCGCGAGGCCGAGGCCCGGCTGGCCGTCGCCGAGGAGCGGCTGCGGTTCGGCCGGGACCTGCACGACGTGCTGGGGCGGAACCTGTCCGTGATCTCCCTCAAGAGCGAGCTGGCCGTGCAACTCGCCCGGCGGGGACGGCCGGAGGCCGTGGAGCAGATGATCGAGGTGCAGCGCATCGCGCAGGAGTCGCAGCGGGAGGTGCGGGACGTCGTACGCGGCTACCGCGAGGCCGACCTCGGCGTGGAACTCGCGGGAGCACAGGGAGTGTTGTCGGCGGCCGGGATCGACTGCGAGGTGCGCGCGGAGTCCGCGGAGCTGCCGGCCGAGGTGCAGTCGGCACTCGGCTGGGTGGTGCGTGAGGCGACCACCAACGTGCTGCGGCACGGCGACGCGGGCCGCTGCACGGTGGGTCTGCGGGTGCGGGAGGGGCATGTGGTGCTGACGGTGGAGAATGACGGGGTGGCCGCGCGCGCCTCCGTCCCGGGCGACGGTGGTTCCGGGCTCGCCGGGCTGCGGGAGCGGCTGGCCGCCGTGGCCGGGACTCTGGAGGCGGGAGTGGTCGACACGGACCGGTTCCGGGTGGTGGCCGAGGTGCCACTGAGAGCCGACGGGTCCGTGGAGACGAGAGTGAGTGTCACGTCATGA
- a CDS encoding phosphoribosylaminoimidazolesuccinocarboxamide synthase, with protein sequence MSGFVEKPEPPQVPGLVHLHTGKVRELYQNEAGDLVMVASDRMSAYDWVLPTEIPDKGRVLTRLSLWWFDQLRDLAPNHVISTELPAGAPADWAGRTLICKSLKMVPVECVARGYLTGSGLLEYDESRTVCGLALPEGLVDGSELPAPIFTPATKAEVGEHDENVSYEEVARQVGAETAAQLRQATLAVYGRARDIARERGVILADTKFEFGFDGDTLVLADEVLTPDSSRFWPADQWQPGRPQPSYDKQFVRDWLTSAESGWDRKSEQPPPPLPQQVVDATRAKYVEAYERLTGTAWA encoded by the coding sequence GTGTCCGGATTCGTAGAAAAGCCCGAGCCGCCGCAGGTTCCGGGCCTGGTGCACCTGCACACCGGCAAGGTGCGCGAGCTGTACCAGAACGAGGCGGGCGACCTCGTGATGGTCGCCAGCGACCGCATGTCCGCCTACGACTGGGTGCTGCCCACCGAGATCCCCGACAAGGGCCGCGTCCTCACGCGGCTCTCCCTGTGGTGGTTCGACCAGCTGCGCGACCTGGCCCCCAACCATGTGATCAGCACCGAGCTGCCGGCCGGCGCCCCCGCCGACTGGGCGGGCCGCACCCTGATCTGCAAGTCGCTGAAGATGGTCCCGGTGGAGTGCGTGGCCCGCGGCTACCTCACCGGCTCCGGACTGCTGGAGTACGACGAGTCCCGTACGGTCTGCGGTCTCGCCCTGCCCGAGGGCCTGGTCGACGGCTCCGAGCTGCCCGCCCCGATCTTCACCCCGGCCACCAAGGCGGAGGTCGGCGAGCACGACGAGAACGTCTCCTACGAGGAGGTCGCCCGCCAGGTCGGCGCGGAGACGGCCGCCCAGCTGCGCCAGGCCACCCTGGCCGTGTACGGGCGCGCCCGGGACATCGCCCGCGAACGGGGCGTCATCCTGGCGGACACCAAGTTCGAGTTCGGTTTCGACGGCGACACCCTCGTCCTCGCCGACGAGGTCCTCACCCCGGACTCCTCCCGCTTCTGGCCGGCCGACCAGTGGCAGCCGGGCCGCCCGCAGCCGTCGTACGACAAGCAGTTCGTCCGGGACTGGCTGACCTCGGCCGAGTCCGGCTGGGACCGCAAGAGCGAGCAGCCCCCGCCGCCGCTGCCGCAGCAGGTCGTGGACGCCACCCGCGCCAAGTACGTGGAGGCGTACGAGCGGCTGACGGGCACCGCCTGGGCGTAG
- a CDS encoding DNA polymerase III subunit gamma and tau produces MSSLALYRRYRPETFAEVIGQEHVTDPLQQALRNNRVNHAYLFSGPRGCGKTTSARILARCLNCEQGPTPTPCGECQSCQDLARNGPGSIDVIEIDAASHGGVDDARELREKAFFGPAASRYKIYIIDEAHMVTSAGFNALLKVVEEPPEHLKFIFATTEPEKVIGTIRSRTHHYPFRLVPPGTLRDYLGEVCGREDIPVEEGVLPLVVRAGAGSVRDSMSVMDQLLAGADEEGVTYAMATSLLGYTDGSLLDSVVEAYATGDGAAAFEIVDRVIEGGNDPRRFVADLLERLRDLVILAAVPDAVEKGLIDAPADVLERMQAQASTFGAAELSRAADLVNEGLTEMRGATSPRLQLELICARVLLPAAYGDERSMMARLDRLERGVAFSGGAGAPAMGYVPGPEAHGGGAPVPPGGGPAAARAAVRGTGPGDAPAAPAPAAPAAPAPAPAAPVPAPAASVSPEAPAPAAQAPAPAVSTAPAAAAAPGAWPTAASAGGGRRPGGWPTAAAAGGNRQDQAPARPEAPAQPQHQPPPAPSASAAPAPAAPAAPSGGVDPRALWPNILEAVKNRRRFTWILLSQNAQVTGFDGTTLQVGFVNAGARDNFASSGSEDVLRQALSEQFGVQWKIEAVVDPSGGGSAPAPGGPSGFGGGGGYGGAPTQGGGYGAPAAPRPAAPQPSAPQPSAAPQSGSSGTAAASRPASRPAAAPEPPPVSLEDDIPEDDDPDLDESALSGHELIVRELGATVMEEFSNE; encoded by the coding sequence GTGTCGTCTCTCGCGCTGTACCGCCGCTATCGCCCGGAGACCTTTGCCGAGGTCATCGGGCAGGAGCATGTCACCGACCCGCTGCAGCAGGCGCTGCGGAACAACCGGGTCAATCACGCGTACCTGTTCAGCGGGCCGCGTGGGTGCGGGAAGACCACCAGCGCGCGCATCCTGGCCCGCTGTCTGAACTGCGAGCAGGGGCCCACCCCGACGCCGTGCGGAGAGTGCCAGTCCTGCCAGGACCTGGCGAGGAACGGCCCGGGCTCGATCGACGTCATCGAGATCGACGCCGCTTCCCACGGTGGTGTGGACGACGCCCGTGAGCTGCGCGAGAAAGCCTTCTTCGGGCCCGCCGCCAGCCGGTACAAGATCTACATCATCGACGAGGCCCACATGGTCACGTCGGCCGGCTTCAACGCGTTGCTGAAGGTCGTCGAGGAGCCGCCGGAGCACCTCAAGTTCATCTTCGCGACCACCGAGCCGGAGAAGGTCATCGGGACCATCCGCTCGCGTACCCATCACTACCCGTTCCGGCTGGTCCCGCCGGGAACCCTGCGGGACTACCTGGGCGAGGTGTGCGGGCGGGAGGACATCCCCGTCGAGGAGGGAGTGCTCCCGCTCGTCGTCCGCGCGGGCGCCGGATCCGTGCGTGACTCCATGTCCGTCATGGACCAGCTCCTCGCCGGCGCCGACGAGGAGGGTGTGACGTATGCCATGGCCACCTCTCTCCTCGGCTACACCGACGGCTCCCTCCTCGACTCCGTCGTCGAGGCCTACGCCACCGGGGACGGCGCCGCGGCCTTCGAGATCGTCGACCGCGTCATCGAGGGCGGCAACGACCCCCGCCGGTTCGTCGCCGACCTGCTGGAGCGGCTGCGCGACCTGGTGATCCTCGCCGCCGTGCCGGACGCCGTCGAGAAGGGCCTCATCGACGCCCCCGCCGACGTCCTGGAGCGCATGCAGGCCCAGGCCTCGACCTTCGGCGCCGCCGAACTGAGCCGGGCCGCCGACCTCGTCAACGAGGGCCTGACCGAGATGCGCGGCGCCACCTCGCCCCGCCTCCAGCTCGAACTGATCTGCGCCCGCGTCCTGCTCCCCGCCGCCTATGGCGACGAGCGGTCGATGATGGCCCGCCTCGACCGTCTGGAGCGCGGCGTCGCCTTCTCCGGCGGCGCCGGCGCGCCCGCCATGGGCTACGTGCCCGGTCCGGAGGCCCACGGCGGCGGAGCGCCCGTACCGCCCGGTGGCGGCCCCGCCGCCGCACGCGCGGCGGTCCGGGGCACCGGCCCCGGGGACGCCCCCGCGGCCCCTGCCCCGGCAGCCCCCGCGGCTCCGGCCCCCGCACCTGCCGCCCCCGTCCCGGCGCCTGCCGCGTCCGTGTCCCCCGAGGCTCCCGCGCCCGCCGCCCAGGCCCCGGCGCCGGCCGTGTCCACCGCCCCCGCGGCGGCCGCCGCACCGGGCGCCTGGCCCACCGCCGCCTCCGCCGGCGGCGGGCGGCGCCCCGGCGGCTGGCCCACGGCGGCCGCGGCGGGCGGCAACCGGCAGGACCAGGCCCCCGCCCGACCCGAGGCGCCCGCCCAGCCGCAGCACCAGCCGCCCCCCGCACCGTCGGCGTCGGCGGCCCCGGCGCCCGCCGCCCCGGCGGCCCCGTCCGGCGGTGTCGATCCCCGGGCCCTCTGGCCGAACATCCTGGAGGCCGTCAAGAACCGCCGCCGCTTCACCTGGATCCTGCTCAGCCAGAACGCCCAGGTCACCGGCTTCGACGGCACCACCCTCCAGGTCGGCTTCGTCAACGCCGGCGCCCGCGACAACTTCGCGAGCAGCGGCAGCGAGGACGTGCTGCGCCAGGCGCTGAGCGAGCAGTTCGGCGTGCAGTGGAAGATCGAGGCGGTCGTCGACCCGTCCGGCGGCGGGTCAGCCCCGGCGCCCGGCGGTCCGTCGGGCTTCGGCGGAGGCGGCGGCTACGGCGGCGCCCCCACCCAAGGCGGTGGCTACGGCGCCCCGGCCGCCCCCCGTCCCGCGGCTCCCCAGCCGTCGGCCCCGCAGCCGTCGGCGGCCCCGCAGTCCGGCTCGTCCGGCACCGCGGCGGCGTCCAGACCGGCGTCCCGCCCCGCGGCCGCGCCCGAACCGCCCCCGGTGTCCCTCGAGGACGACATCCCCGAGGACGACGACCCGGACCTGGACGAGTCGGCCCTCTCGGGTCACGAACTGATCGTGCGGGAGCTGGGGGCGACGGTGATGGAGGAGTTCTCCAACGAGTAG
- the purD gene encoding phosphoribosylamine--glycine ligase, whose product MKVLVIGSGAREHALCHSLSLDPDVTALHCAPGNAGIAEVAELHQVDALDGAAVAALATGLGADLVVVGPEAPLVAGVADAVRTAGIPVFGPSGEAAQLEGSKAFAKDVMAGAGVPTARSYVCTTAEEAAEALDAFGAPYVVKDDGLAAGKGVVVTSDVEAAKAHAAACERVVIEEFLDGPEVSLFAVTDGETVVPLQPAQDFKRALDGDEGPNTGGMGAYSPLPWADPKLVDEVLQTVLQPTVDEMRRRGTPFSGLLYAGLAITSRGVRVIEFNARFGDPETQVVLARLRTPLAGVLMAAATGNLADLAPLRWSEDAAVTVVVASHNYPGTPRTGDPITGLDEVAAEDAPHAYVLHAGTRRDGDAVVSAGGRVLSVTATGTDLTEARERAYRAVGRIGLDGSQYRTDIAAKAAQE is encoded by the coding sequence GTGAAGGTCCTCGTCATCGGCAGCGGCGCCCGCGAACACGCCCTGTGCCACTCCCTGTCCCTCGACCCCGACGTCACCGCGCTGCACTGCGCCCCCGGCAACGCCGGCATCGCCGAGGTCGCCGAGCTGCACCAGGTCGACGCGCTCGACGGCGCCGCGGTGGCCGCCCTGGCCACCGGCCTCGGTGCCGACCTGGTCGTCGTCGGCCCGGAGGCCCCGCTGGTCGCCGGTGTGGCCGACGCCGTCCGCACCGCCGGCATTCCTGTCTTCGGCCCGTCCGGGGAGGCCGCGCAGCTCGAGGGCTCCAAGGCCTTCGCCAAGGACGTCATGGCCGGTGCCGGCGTGCCGACCGCCCGCTCCTACGTCTGCACCACCGCCGAGGAGGCCGCCGAGGCCCTCGACGCCTTCGGCGCGCCCTACGTCGTCAAGGACGACGGGCTCGCCGCCGGCAAGGGTGTCGTCGTGACCTCGGACGTCGAGGCCGCCAAGGCGCACGCGGCCGCCTGCGAGCGCGTCGTCATCGAGGAGTTCCTCGACGGCCCCGAGGTCTCCCTGTTCGCCGTCACCGACGGCGAGACGGTCGTCCCGCTCCAGCCGGCCCAGGACTTCAAGCGCGCCCTGGACGGCGACGAGGGCCCGAACACCGGCGGCATGGGCGCCTACTCGCCGCTGCCCTGGGCCGACCCCAAGCTGGTCGACGAGGTGCTGCAGACCGTGCTGCAGCCGACCGTGGACGAGATGCGCCGCCGCGGCACGCCGTTCTCCGGACTGCTCTACGCGGGCCTCGCGATCACCTCGCGCGGTGTCCGGGTCATCGAGTTCAACGCCCGTTTCGGCGACCCCGAGACCCAGGTCGTGCTGGCCCGCCTGAGGACCCCGCTGGCCGGCGTCCTGATGGCCGCCGCCACCGGCAACCTCGCCGACCTGGCGCCCCTGCGCTGGAGCGAGGACGCCGCCGTCACCGTCGTCGTGGCCTCGCACAACTACCCCGGCACCCCCCGCACCGGCGACCCCATCACCGGACTGGACGAGGTGGCCGCCGAGGACGCCCCGCACGCGTACGTGCTGCACGCCGGGACCAGGCGGGACGGCGACGCGGTCGTCAGCGCCGGCGGACGCGTGCTGTCCGTGACGGCCACCGGCACGGACCTGACCGAGGCGCGCGAGCGGGCGTACCGGGCGGTGGGCCGGATCGGTCTGGACGGTTCGCAGTACCGCACCGACATCGCGGCGAAGGCGGCCCAGGAGTAG
- a CDS encoding Lsr2 family protein: MAQKVVVTLFDDIDGSEAAETIAFGLDGKSYEIDLNETNAKKLRKALAPYVEAGRKRSRSGKAYKQTEVAPDPAAVRAWAQANKMDVPARGRIPKKVYEAFSAAQ; this comes from the coding sequence GTGGCGCAAAAGGTCGTGGTCACTCTCTTTGACGACATCGACGGCTCGGAAGCGGCGGAAACGATCGCCTTCGGACTCGACGGCAAGTCGTACGAGATCGACCTGAACGAAACCAACGCCAAAAAACTGCGCAAGGCGCTCGCGCCCTACGTCGAGGCCGGCCGCAAGCGGTCGCGGTCCGGCAAGGCGTACAAGCAGACGGAGGTCGCCCCCGACCCGGCTGCCGTCCGCGCCTGGGCCCAGGCCAACAAGATGGACGTCCCGGCCCGGGGACGCATCCCCAAGAAGGTCTACGAGGCGTTCAGCGCCGCGCAGTGA
- a CDS encoding ABC transporter ATP-binding protein, with protein sequence MDTDEREHVIEVTDLRRVYGGGFEAVRGISFSVARGEIFALLGTNGAGKTSTVELLEGLAAPAGGRVRVLGRDPFRERAAVRPRTGVMLQEGGFPSELTVAETARMWAGCTSGARPEAEALDLVGLAGRRSVRVKQLSGGERRRLDLALALLGDPEVLFLDEPTTGLDAEGRRATWELVRSLRAAGTTVLLTTHYLEEAEGLADRLAILHEGRIAVSGTPAEVTAGRPSRMSFELPDGYFLGDLPPLADLGVCGHECDGRVVRLRTTRLQRTATGVLTWAERAGVELGALDVRSASLEEAFLGIAREREAAA encoded by the coding sequence ATGGACACAGACGAACGCGAGCACGTGATCGAGGTCACCGACCTCAGGCGCGTCTACGGGGGCGGGTTCGAGGCCGTACGCGGAATCAGCTTCTCCGTGGCACGCGGGGAGATCTTCGCCCTGCTGGGTACCAACGGAGCCGGGAAGACCTCGACGGTCGAGCTGCTGGAGGGACTCGCCGCGCCGGCCGGGGGCCGGGTCCGGGTCCTCGGCCGTGATCCGTTCCGCGAACGGGCCGCCGTACGCCCCCGCACCGGCGTGATGCTCCAGGAGGGCGGCTTCCCCTCCGAGCTGACCGTCGCGGAGACCGCCCGCATGTGGGCGGGCTGCACCAGCGGGGCCCGTCCGGAGGCGGAGGCGCTGGACCTGGTCGGGCTGGCGGGACGGCGGTCGGTGCGCGTCAAACAGCTGTCCGGCGGCGAGCGCCGCCGGCTGGACCTGGCGCTCGCCCTGCTCGGCGACCCCGAGGTGCTCTTCCTGGACGAGCCGACCACCGGCCTCGACGCGGAGGGCCGCCGGGCCACCTGGGAACTGGTGCGGAGCCTGCGCGCCGCGGGCACGACCGTGCTGCTCACCACGCACTACCTGGAGGAGGCCGAGGGCCTCGCCGACCGGCTCGCCATCCTGCACGAGGGCCGTATCGCCGTCTCGGGGACGCCGGCCGAGGTCACCGCGGGGCGCCCCTCCCGGATGTCCTTCGAGTTGCCGGACGGCTACTTCCTCGGCGACCTGCCGCCCCTGGCCGACCTCGGCGTCTGCGGGCACGAGTGCGACGGCAGGGTCGTACGGCTGCGCACGACACGGTTGCAGCGGACCGCCACCGGGGTGCTGACGTGGGCCGAGCGGGCCGGGGTCGAGCTGGGCGCGCTGGACGTGCGGTCGGCCTCACTGGAGGAGGCGTTCCTCGGGATCGCCCGGGAGCGGGAGGCGGCGGCGTGA